A portion of the Acidisoma sp. PAMC 29798 genome contains these proteins:
- a CDS encoding heavy metal translocating P-type ATPase: MSGLAMGAAEPRTKETRTTSLLSFGERWSLAMRLTLSMFAAGLLGIALLWRVVFPADGGIAELVAGLAALLVAVPVLSAAWASLRHPSLHGMSDQLVALALVACWATGDLMTAAILPIVMIIGHVLEERSLLGSREAIDALSRLVQSTSIRVRPDGTHEEVSTQHLRVGDLIALHAGDRVPVDGVIRQGAASIDTASLTGESVPIDAVEGDVVLAGSIDLDGGLTVEVTKVGGETTLGKIVALMHKAEAAKPPVTRLLEAYSGHYMVLILLVAAGVWFATGNTPAMLAVLVASCPCALVLAAPATAVAAIAVAARHGILIKSSAFLEQLAEVTSVVVDKTGTVTTGELTLVGARPAQGVSEADLLGLAASLGSASSHPVSRALAEVAPVDERPLLREPREERGLGMHAWQGDAQVAMGRPALLATFGAMTGPVPMHDGPMVGLSRGSRFLGWVMLADEPRPESREAMASLRALGLNRQLLLTGDRATVARRIAGLLGITDIAAEALPEQKMQRVLDEVRQGFRPLVVGDGINDSLALKAGAVGVAMGAQGTDVALASADLVLMTSDLRRLATCIRLSRRCRRTIHINVALGLGWTVILIVLAACGLLGAEGAIVAAVVHNFSTLLGMANSGRLLLFDETGLIAPRGRVVMESPILQAAE, translated from the coding sequence ATGAGCGGCCTTGCAATGGGCGCGGCCGAACCGCGCACCAAGGAAACGCGCACAACGTCCCTACTGAGCTTCGGGGAGCGCTGGTCGCTGGCGATGCGTCTGACGCTGTCGATGTTCGCCGCCGGCCTGCTGGGCATCGCCTTGCTCTGGCGCGTGGTCTTCCCGGCCGATGGCGGCATCGCGGAGCTGGTGGCTGGGCTCGCCGCCCTGCTCGTCGCGGTGCCGGTCCTGTCCGCCGCCTGGGCCAGTCTGCGCCATCCCAGCCTGCATGGCATGAGCGACCAGCTTGTCGCCCTCGCGCTGGTCGCCTGCTGGGCGACGGGCGACCTGATGACGGCGGCGATCCTGCCCATCGTCATGATCATCGGCCATGTGCTGGAGGAGCGCAGCCTGCTCGGCTCGCGGGAAGCGATCGACGCCCTCAGCCGCCTGGTGCAGAGCACTTCCATTCGCGTGCGGCCCGACGGCACGCATGAGGAAGTATCGACGCAGCATTTGCGGGTGGGCGACCTGATCGCCCTTCATGCCGGTGACCGTGTGCCGGTGGACGGCGTCATCCGCCAGGGCGCCGCCAGCATCGACACTGCCTCCCTCACCGGCGAATCCGTGCCGATCGATGCGGTCGAAGGCGATGTGGTGCTGGCCGGGTCGATCGACCTCGACGGCGGCCTGACGGTGGAAGTCACCAAGGTTGGCGGCGAAACCACGCTCGGCAAGATCGTCGCCCTGATGCACAAGGCGGAGGCCGCCAAGCCGCCCGTTACGCGCCTGCTGGAAGCCTATTCCGGCCATTACATGGTGCTGATCCTGCTGGTGGCCGCCGGCGTCTGGTTTGCCACCGGCAATACGCCGGCCATGCTGGCCGTGCTCGTCGCCTCCTGCCCCTGCGCCCTGGTGCTGGCGGCGCCGGCGACGGCGGTGGCGGCTATTGCTGTCGCCGCGCGGCACGGCATCCTGATCAAAAGCTCCGCCTTCCTGGAGCAACTCGCCGAAGTCACCTCCGTGGTGGTCGATAAGACCGGCACAGTGACGACAGGTGAACTCACGCTGGTCGGCGCGCGTCCGGCCCAAGGCGTGTCGGAAGCCGATCTGCTCGGCCTGGCCGCGAGCCTGGGCAGCGCCAGCAGCCATCCCGTCAGCCGCGCCCTCGCCGAGGTGGCCCCTGTCGATGAACGCCCGCTGCTGCGCGAACCGCGCGAGGAGCGGGGGCTCGGCATGCACGCCTGGCAAGGAGACGCGCAGGTGGCGATGGGTCGGCCCGCTCTGCTCGCGACCTTTGGCGCCATGACCGGCCCCGTGCCGATGCATGACGGGCCGATGGTCGGCCTGAGCCGGGGCAGCCGCTTCCTTGGATGGGTGATGCTGGCGGATGAGCCGCGCCCCGAGTCGCGGGAGGCGATGGCCTCGCTCCGCGCTCTCGGCCTGAACCGTCAATTGCTGCTGACGGGCGACCGCGCGACCGTGGCCCGCCGCATCGCGGGCTTGCTCGGCATCACCGATATCGCCGCCGAAGCGCTGCCCGAGCAGAAGATGCAGCGCGTGCTGGATGAGGTGCGGCAAGGCTTTCGGCCTTTGGTGGTCGGTGACGGCATCAATGACAGCCTGGCCCTCAAGGCCGGCGCGGTCGGGGTGGCGATGGGCGCGCAGGGGACCGACGTTGCTCTGGCCTCGGCCGATCTCGTGCTGATGACGAGCGACTTGCGGCGGCTCGCGACCTGCATCCGCCTCAGCCGCCGCTGCCGGCGCACCATCCACATCAATGTCGCGCTCGGCCTGGGTTGGACCGTGATCCTGATCGTGCTGGCGGCCTGCGGATTGCTGGGCGCCGAGGGCGCCATTGTCGCGGCGGTGGTGCACAACTTCAGCACCTTGCTCGGCATGGCGAATTCCGGCCGCCTGTTGCTGTTCGATGAGACCGGGCTGATCGCGCCGCGCGGCCGTGTAGTGATGGAGTCGCCGATTCTCCAGGCGGCTGAATGA
- a CDS encoding PilN domain-containing protein, whose translation MINQFMGWWARQLLSLLPDRMRGREADEGQGFLISLVSVPGATHDTVDVSPHTGSRHGAFERLLLDDSGLARLRALRARAPRAVVRLRLRAGSLLERDVVLPLAAERGLDQVLQYEMDRLTPFTAAETFWGWTVTRRDRAHARLHLRLTLGPRGAVAPIIDTLASAGARPALLEAPATPEGDRVRRIDLSSREGKGGARVTPALRAGIALCAVLLLALIGLPFLRQSIALGDVGARIAALRPTVAEAARLRRDIEAQAAGGSMLAAARQQVGDPLRAIAAVTNALPDDSWLTDLTLQQRKLRIDGESRTAVQLIARLAADPTIIDPAFAAPVTRDDSTHADLFSISADVAP comes from the coding sequence ATGATCAATCAATTCATGGGCTGGTGGGCCCGGCAGCTCCTCAGTCTGCTCCCCGACAGGATGCGGGGGCGCGAGGCCGATGAGGGGCAAGGCTTTCTCATCTCCCTGGTCTCGGTGCCCGGCGCCACGCATGACACGGTCGATGTCAGCCCCCATACGGGATCGCGGCACGGGGCATTCGAACGCCTGCTGCTCGATGACAGCGGTTTGGCGCGGCTGCGCGCTCTGCGTGCCCGCGCGCCGCGTGCCGTCGTGCGGCTTCGCCTGCGCGCCGGCAGCCTGCTGGAGCGGGACGTGGTTCTGCCCCTGGCGGCGGAGCGGGGGCTGGACCAGGTCCTGCAATACGAAATGGACCGGCTGACGCCCTTCACCGCCGCCGAAACCTTTTGGGGATGGACCGTCACCCGCAGGGACCGTGCCCATGCGCGGCTTCACCTGCGGTTGACGCTCGGGCCACGCGGCGCCGTCGCGCCGATCATCGACACGCTTGCCTCTGCGGGAGCCCGCCCGGCGCTGCTGGAGGCGCCTGCCACACCGGAGGGTGACCGTGTGCGGCGGATCGACCTTTCGTCGCGAGAGGGGAAAGGTGGCGCGCGCGTCACGCCCGCGCTGCGTGCCGGCATAGCCCTTTGCGCGGTGTTGCTTCTGGCCCTCATCGGCCTGCCGTTTCTGCGCCAGTCCATCGCGCTCGGGGATGTGGGGGCGCGGATCGCGGCGCTGCGCCCGACCGTTGCCGAGGCGGCACGCCTCCGGCGTGACATCGAGGCTCAGGCCGCCGGCGGCAGCATGCTGGCTGCGGCGCGCCAGCAAGTCGGCGACCCCTTGCGTGCGATCGCGGCGGTGACGAATGCGCTGCCCGACGATAGCTGGCTGACCGACCTCACCTTGCAGCAGCGCAAGCTGCGGATCGACGGGGAATCCCGCACGGCGGTGCAGTTGATCGCGCGGCTCGCCGCCGATCCCACGATCATCGACCCCGCCTTCGCGGCGCCTGTCACACGGGATGACAGCACCCACGCCGACCTGTTCTCCATCAGCGCGGATGTCGCGCCATGA
- a CDS encoding lytic transglycosylase domain-containing protein encodes MAVPYLACMALVAHLYALPPRVLPSIQAVEGGSPGMVRADTNGTADLGVMQINTSWLPALQAYTHLSQDIVRDRLTNVPCFNIAAAGAIMRTYLNETGGDLLRAVGDYHSHTAVLNRDYQNQVLRAATLMFENAEPSS; translated from the coding sequence ATGGCCGTTCCCTATCTCGCTTGCATGGCTCTTGTCGCGCATCTTTATGCGCTGCCGCCGCGCGTGCTGCCATCCATCCAAGCGGTGGAAGGCGGCAGCCCCGGCATGGTCCGCGCCGATACGAATGGCACCGCCGATCTCGGCGTGATGCAGATCAACACAAGCTGGCTCCCCGCTCTTCAAGCCTATACCCATCTATCGCAGGACATCGTGCGCGATCGTCTGACGAATGTGCCATGTTTCAACATCGCGGCCGCCGGCGCCATCATGCGAACCTATCTAAATGAGACGGGCGGTGATCTGCTGCGCGCGGTCGGCGATTACCACTCCCACACCGCCGTCCTCAATCGAGACTATCAGAACCAGGTGCTTCGCGCAGCCACCCTGATGTTCGAAAATGCCGAGCCCAGCTCATGA
- a CDS encoding GspE/PulE family protein: MTVLRQEVTPLEALIDLLVSEGHCDAKAVERGRRVAEDNGQRLDRVLSQLGLVTERSLAGAYARLLDLPMTTVGGYPAEALWPERLSVPFLRAARVMPIGQDGDTLVLAVADPLDAFTPEAVAAATGQSIRLEIAVPIELEAAFERLYPDQKEETEDADANAAPLEEDTERLRDLASDAPVIRLVNQLIWRAVETQASDIHIEPFEDRLRVRYRFDGVLHEIDSPSSQMTAAITSRIKIMAHLDIAERRLPQDGRIRLAVRGQDVDFRVSTVPSLYGESVVLRVLDRSAVAFDYARLGLPPAIARQFTEALNLPNGIVLVTGPTGSGKTTTLYTGLLGLNSVSRKVVTIEDPIEFQLGGINQIQVRPQIGLNFASLLRSILRQDPDVIMVGEIRDIETAQIAVQAALTGHLVLSTLHTNSAAATITRLRDMGLEDYLMTAVLRGVLAQRLVRRLCPECRRAAEAPPELVRRFGLDRRGQNTVTLWHPVGCEKCRNTGYRGRLAICEFLVPDEAVERLIFARADHSEVERAAVAAGMQTMFDAGLDAALDGTTTIEEVMRSIRADA; this comes from the coding sequence ATGACAGTTTTGAGACAAGAGGTGACGCCGCTGGAGGCGCTGATCGACCTTCTGGTGAGTGAAGGCCATTGCGACGCGAAGGCGGTGGAGCGTGGGCGCCGCGTCGCGGAGGATAACGGCCAGCGGCTTGATCGGGTGCTCAGTCAACTCGGATTGGTGACGGAGCGTAGCCTCGCGGGCGCTTATGCGCGGCTCCTGGATCTGCCGATGACGACGGTAGGCGGCTATCCGGCCGAGGCGCTATGGCCCGAGCGTCTGTCGGTGCCGTTCTTGCGCGCGGCGCGCGTGATGCCGATCGGGCAGGATGGGGACACGTTGGTCCTCGCGGTTGCCGATCCGCTCGATGCCTTCACGCCTGAGGCCGTGGCGGCCGCCACTGGCCAAAGCATACGCTTGGAAATCGCCGTCCCGATCGAGTTGGAAGCCGCCTTCGAGCGGCTCTATCCCGATCAGAAAGAGGAGACGGAGGATGCAGACGCAAATGCCGCGCCCTTGGAGGAAGATACCGAGCGGCTGCGCGATCTCGCGAGTGACGCACCGGTTATTCGCCTCGTCAATCAACTGATCTGGCGTGCGGTCGAGACGCAGGCGAGCGACATTCATATCGAGCCTTTCGAGGACCGGCTGCGTGTGCGCTATCGCTTCGATGGCGTGCTGCATGAAATCGACAGCCCATCGTCGCAAATGACAGCGGCCATCACCTCACGCATCAAGATCATGGCGCATCTCGATATCGCCGAACGCCGCCTGCCGCAGGATGGACGCATCCGGCTGGCGGTGCGCGGCCAGGATGTGGATTTTCGCGTCTCCACCGTGCCGTCTCTGTATGGGGAGAGCGTCGTGCTGCGCGTGCTCGACCGCAGCGCCGTCGCCTTCGATTATGCGCGTCTTGGCCTGCCGCCCGCCATCGCGCGGCAGTTCACGGAGGCGCTCAATCTGCCCAATGGCATCGTGCTGGTCACGGGCCCCACGGGCAGCGGCAAGACGACCACGCTCTACACCGGTCTGCTCGGTCTGAACTCCGTCAGCCGGAAAGTCGTCACCATCGAAGATCCGATCGAGTTTCAGCTCGGTGGCATCAACCAAATTCAAGTGCGTCCGCAAATCGGGCTCAACTTCGCCTCGCTGCTGCGGTCGATCCTGCGGCAGGATCCGGATGTCATCATGGTCGGCGAAATCCGCGATATCGAGACGGCGCAGATCGCCGTGCAGGCGGCGTTGACCGGGCATCTCGTGCTGTCGACGCTGCATACCAATTCCGCCGCCGCCACCATCACCCGCCTGCGCGACATGGGGTTGGAGGATTACCTGATGACAGCGGTGCTGCGCGGGGTGCTGGCGCAACGCCTGGTGCGGCGGCTCTGCCCCGAATGCCGCCGCGCCGCCGAGGCACCGCCCGAACTTGTGCGTCGCTTCGGCCTCGACCGGCGAGGCCAAAACACCGTCACGCTGTGGCATCCGGTCGGCTGCGAGAAATGCCGCAACACCGGCTATCGCGGCCGGCTCGCCATTTGCGAGTTCCTGGTGCCGGACGAGGCGGTCGAACGATTGATCTTCGCCCGCGCCGACCATAGCGAGGTCGAGCGCGCGGCCGTCGCGGCCGGCATGCAGACCATGTTCGATGCGGGGCTCGATGCCGCCCTGGATGGGACAACGACGATCGAGGAAGTCATGCGCAGCATTCGGGCGGATGCCTGA
- a CDS encoding general secretion pathway protein GspK, translated as MPDRRQAGFALLIVLWSLVLLSLILTQVLSAGRSEAQLASNLRASAVAEAVADGAVQDTMFHLLEPPPQHWPLQGRHHLVLSAGVADVTVENVAGKINPNAADEPLLGAMLTLCGASAPQSAAITQAILAWRAPASGVDPSVAYRAAGLGYAPPGAPFETSDEIGLVIGITPALRACLLPHISIYQENDTPALAAADPFVARALALVAQQSGGAAAAGIDEGGDPTVTITATAVGRGGARFTRRATVRLVPDPRGRPFRILNWQSL; from the coding sequence ATGCCTGACCGGAGGCAGGCGGGGTTCGCTCTGCTCATCGTCCTCTGGTCGCTCGTTCTGCTATCCTTGATCCTGACGCAAGTGCTATCGGCCGGCCGCAGCGAGGCGCAGCTCGCGAGCAATCTGCGCGCTTCGGCGGTGGCCGAAGCGGTCGCGGATGGCGCGGTCCAGGACACAATGTTTCATCTTTTGGAGCCGCCACCGCAGCATTGGCCCTTGCAAGGGCGCCATCATTTGGTGCTATCCGCGGGCGTCGCCGATGTGACGGTCGAGAATGTCGCCGGCAAGATCAACCCGAATGCGGCAGACGAGCCTCTGCTCGGCGCCATGCTGACGCTGTGCGGCGCATCCGCTCCGCAATCTGCGGCCATCACACAGGCGATTCTCGCCTGGCGCGCGCCGGCGAGCGGCGTTGATCCCTCAGTCGCGTATCGCGCGGCGGGATTAGGCTATGCGCCGCCTGGGGCGCCCTTCGAGACGAGCGATGAGATCGGTCTTGTCATTGGCATAACACCCGCGCTGCGGGCCTGCCTTCTACCGCATATATCGATCTATCAAGAGAATGACACACCGGCGCTTGCCGCCGCCGATCCTTTTGTGGCGCGCGCCTTGGCCTTGGTCGCGCAACAGTCGGGTGGCGCAGCGGCCGCCGGCATAGACGAGGGTGGCGACCCGACGGTGACGATTACGGCGACGGCTGTCGGGCGAGGCGGTGCGCGCTTCACGCGTCGCGCGACTGTGCGCCTGGTGCCCGATCCGCGCGGGCGGCCGTTTCGTATCTTGAATTGGCAGTCGCTGTGA
- the gspD gene encoding type II secretion system secretin GspD, translating into MTRNRQRDRSVHRLFCGLALLLLASCTKPSLPPAPQALTPVPPGTGEASVRENGSVGSIASLGRTSVSYGSGVAAASNQTAASGTSGAVTDGGASLNFADTDIRDVVAQILGGILHVNYTIDPAVHGTATLHTSVPISNDQLLPTLQVLLSQAGATLINNGPLYRIVPAGGANQPGLASAPGDGGGQVIPLHYASAEELARVLQPFVTQGTKLAADSGSNAIVVSGDPQSRDALVGLIAAFDVDSLAGQSLALFPVDEGNAKDVATALQQALGGSASSGSQTTSTRGGAPRVIPMERINAVLVAATEPRTIQEAQRVFAMMQQRQQNTVRSWTVYYLQNGHSNDVAYVLQQAFTPDHVTATPTPTAQLKSGSGSASGSSSGGITSIGQGGAGSDGVGGIGGGSLGGLGTTGGGLGSTTSSGAAASSANPLLGGLDASGGSSGSGASNANTMRIIPDSVNNSLLIYGTQQELDTVMATLRKIDIIPLQVRIDAVIAEVELNDALQYGTQFFFKSGGLNGTLSSVFNATNSFAGYFLAGSNASQVALSLLQAVSTVHVLSSPELMVLDNQPARLEVGDLVPYLTQQAQSTVTSTSDVINSVAYEQTGVILEVTPRVSSEGLVTLDISQEVSNVNTAASTTISTGGISSPTFTQRDVQSRVVVQDGQTIGLAGLIQDSVTKSNQGVPFLKDVPIIGSLFGQQSNSRTRNELLVLITPHVVHDQRDALALTQDLREQLPSAAAVPQYLQGLRPSGSDDPDARIRQWGGSQ; encoded by the coding sequence GTGACGCGCAATCGACAACGCGACCGGTCTGTACACCGGCTCTTCTGCGGCCTTGCCCTGCTTTTGCTCGCGAGTTGCACGAAACCGTCTCTTCCGCCTGCGCCGCAGGCTTTGACACCAGTGCCACCTGGCACGGGCGAGGCCTCCGTTCGCGAGAATGGTTCTGTCGGCAGCATCGCCTCGCTCGGTCGCACATCGGTGAGCTACGGCTCGGGCGTGGCGGCTGCCAGCAACCAGACCGCGGCATCTGGCACGAGTGGCGCCGTCACCGACGGCGGCGCATCGTTGAACTTTGCCGATACCGATATCCGGGATGTGGTGGCCCAGATTCTCGGTGGCATTCTGCATGTCAATTACACGATCGATCCTGCTGTACATGGCACTGCGACACTTCACACCTCGGTGCCGATTTCCAACGACCAGCTCCTTCCGACCTTGCAGGTCTTGCTGAGCCAGGCGGGCGCGACGCTGATCAATAACGGGCCACTGTATCGCATCGTGCCGGCAGGGGGCGCCAATCAGCCGGGCCTCGCCTCAGCACCCGGCGATGGCGGCGGCCAGGTTATTCCGCTGCACTATGCCTCGGCCGAAGAATTGGCCCGCGTGCTGCAACCCTTTGTCACTCAGGGCACGAAACTGGCGGCCGATAGTGGCAGCAACGCGATCGTCGTTTCGGGTGATCCGCAATCGCGGGATGCCTTGGTCGGACTGATTGCGGCTTTCGATGTCGACAGTTTGGCCGGGCAATCTCTCGCATTGTTCCCGGTGGACGAGGGCAACGCCAAGGATGTCGCGACGGCCTTGCAGCAGGCTTTGGGTGGCAGCGCCTCATCCGGGAGCCAGACGACGAGTACGCGGGGCGGTGCGCCGCGCGTCATTCCCATGGAGCGGATCAACGCCGTTCTGGTCGCCGCAACCGAACCCCGTACCATTCAAGAAGCGCAACGAGTCTTTGCAATGATGCAGCAGCGTCAGCAGAACACGGTGCGCAGCTGGACGGTCTACTATCTGCAAAACGGCCACAGCAACGACGTCGCCTATGTCCTCCAACAGGCCTTCACGCCTGACCATGTGACGGCGACACCCACGCCGACCGCACAGCTCAAGTCGGGTTCGGGCAGCGCTTCCGGGTCCAGCAGCGGCGGCATCACCAGCATCGGGCAGGGCGGTGCCGGCAGTGATGGTGTCGGCGGAATCGGCGGCGGAAGCCTCGGTGGCCTGGGCACCACCGGCGGCGGTTTGGGCAGCACGACATCGTCCGGAGCTGCGGCGAGTTCCGCTAATCCCTTGCTCGGCGGACTGGACGCGAGCGGCGGCAGTTCCGGTTCCGGCGCCTCCAACGCGAATACGATGCGGATCATCCCTGATTCCGTCAACAACTCCCTGCTGATCTACGGCACACAGCAGGAACTCGACACAGTCATGGCAACGCTGCGCAAGATCGACATCATCCCCTTGCAGGTCCGGATCGACGCTGTCATCGCCGAAGTCGAGCTCAACGATGCGCTGCAATATGGCACGCAATTCTTCTTCAAGTCGGGCGGCTTGAATGGCACGCTGTCGTCTGTCTTCAATGCCACCAACAGCTTTGCCGGCTACTTCTTGGCCGGCAGCAATGCATCCCAGGTCGCACTCAGTCTTCTCCAGGCCGTGAGTACCGTGCATGTGCTGTCATCGCCCGAGCTGATGGTGCTGGACAATCAGCCCGCGCGACTGGAAGTGGGTGACCTCGTGCCGTATCTGACGCAGCAGGCGCAGAGCACAGTGACCAGCACCTCGGACGTCATCAACTCGGTCGCCTATGAGCAGACCGGCGTTATTCTGGAAGTCACGCCGCGCGTCAGCAGTGAAGGGCTGGTCACGCTCGACATCTCGCAAGAGGTCAGCAACGTGAACACGGCGGCGAGCACGACGATCAGCACCGGCGGAATCTCTTCGCCGACCTTCACGCAGCGCGACGTGCAGTCCCGCGTCGTGGTGCAGGATGGCCAGACCATCGGTCTCGCTGGGTTGATTCAGGACAGCGTCACCAAAAGCAATCAGGGCGTGCCGTTCCTGAAAGATGTGCCCATTATCGGATCGCTCTTTGGGCAGCAGAGCAATTCGCGCACGCGCAACGAGCTTTTGGTGCTGATCACGCCCCATGTGGTGCATGACCAGCGAGACGCGCTGGCCTTGACCCAGGATTTGCGTGAGCAATTGCCCTCGGCCGCCGCCGTACCGCAATATCTGCAAGGTCTGAGGCCGAGCGGATCGGACGATCCGGACGCCCGCATCCGGCAATGGGGTGGGTCGCAGTAA
- a CDS encoding SPFH domain-containing protein, whose protein sequence is MSAATADPALKGPLAGSVRLGFLMLYAMVFVLAAGWLTTNLRQVPPDSRAVVFRFGRVNRVQEAGLLLAWPTPIEQVRLLPAPDKQIAYKVQAQQTGFQSDETDMQLEPNDDVIHLQGDRDLNNSAYIMTGDGNVVSLDATLFYTITDPTAYLLVEDHVLPALQRTFLASAIYLAASRHLDDFLVAQPDQTDVDANNASDPKVVALAARRQALRSDLVATMNERLTALRATGQDLGVSISRVDLVALLPPVAKAAFDAVLTAAQIADQGAAAARTDAARMTQEADRQRDELLAAASAAADERIRTAMASTDPVDALEAQETPANRDTLLSHAYQDQIAAILQRVGDVTAIDMRGGKQLVLPGPTP, encoded by the coding sequence ATGAGCGCCGCCACCGCCGATCCGGCGCTGAAGGGGCCGCTCGCGGGCTCAGTGCGGCTCGGCTTCCTGATGCTCTACGCCATGGTCTTCGTGCTGGCCGCCGGGTGGCTCACCACCAATCTGCGCCAGGTGCCACCTGACAGCCGGGCCGTGGTCTTCCGCTTCGGGCGGGTGAACCGGGTGCAGGAAGCGGGCTTGTTGCTCGCCTGGCCGACGCCGATCGAGCAGGTGCGGCTGCTGCCCGCGCCCGACAAGCAGATCGCCTACAAGGTGCAGGCGCAGCAGACCGGCTTCCAATCGGACGAGACCGACATGCAGCTCGAACCCAATGACGACGTCATCCATCTTCAAGGTGATCGGGACTTGAACAACTCCGCCTATATCATGACGGGTGACGGCAATGTCGTGTCCCTGGACGCGACCTTGTTTTACACCATCACCGATCCGACGGCCTATCTGCTGGTCGAGGATCACGTTCTGCCGGCCTTGCAGCGGACCTTTCTGGCGAGCGCAATTTATCTCGCGGCGTCGCGCCATCTGGATGACTTCCTGGTCGCGCAGCCCGACCAGACGGATGTAGACGCGAACAATGCCAGCGACCCCAAGGTCGTGGCGCTGGCGGCGCGCCGCCAGGCGTTGCGAAGCGACCTGGTCGCCACGATGAATGAGCGGCTGACGGCGCTCCGCGCCACAGGCCAGGATCTGGGCGTGTCCATCAGTCGCGTCGATCTCGTGGCTTTGCTGCCGCCGGTGGCCAAGGCCGCCTTCGATGCCGTGCTGACGGCGGCGCAGATCGCCGACCAGGGCGCCGCCGCCGCCCGCACCGATGCCGCGCGGATGACGCAGGAAGCCGACCGCCAGCGGGACGAATTGCTCGCCGCTGCCTCGGCCGCCGCGGATGAGCGCATTCGCACGGCGATGGCCAGCACCGATCCCGTGGATGCGCTGGAAGCGCAGGAAACGCCGGCCAATCGCGATACGCTGCTTAGCCATGCCTATCAGGACCAGATTGCCGCCATCTTGCAGCGCGTCGGCGATGTGACGGCGATCGACATGCGGGGCGGAAAACAGCTCGTGCTGCCGGGGCCGACGCCATGA
- the gspG gene encoding type II secretion system major pseudopilin GspG — protein MSNDTPTTSTDQPTDRESGFTLLELLVVIVIIGLLVGFVAPAALRQLGGARVSVAKQSITRMGAILDMYKLDVGSYPATSDGLHALIEKPSDATNWNGPYLKSDTGAVDPWNHPYVYRFPSDRSGHDYDLCSRGPNGTASDTSDSGMICNP, from the coding sequence ATGAGCAACGACACTCCGACGACATCGACCGATCAGCCTACCGATCGCGAAAGCGGCTTTACGCTTCTGGAACTTTTGGTGGTCATCGTGATCATCGGGCTTCTCGTGGGCTTTGTGGCACCCGCGGCGCTGCGCCAATTGGGCGGCGCACGCGTCTCCGTCGCAAAGCAGTCGATCACGCGCATGGGTGCGATCCTGGACATGTACAAGCTCGATGTCGGCAGCTATCCGGCAACCTCCGACGGATTGCACGCGCTGATCGAAAAGCCGTCCGACGCCACGAATTGGAACGGCCCCTATCTCAAGAGCGACACCGGTGCGGTCGATCCTTGGAACCACCCTTATGTCTATCGCTTCCCCTCCGACCGCAGCGGACATGATTATGATCTCTGCTCGCGCGGACCGAACGGCACGGCGTCGGATACTTCCGACAGCGGCATGATCTGCAATCCGTAA
- the gspM gene encoding type II secretion system protein GspM, whose translation MIQKGSDGLPEGPRGQMLAVALALVAAAFLWLAVASPLIGWYTARSDDLAASRILLEHMAARARDLPALRRLAAASQAGAAPSASLLGGDSDAIAAATLQGEIQDMATAAGATLTSTEALPGVQQGGFRQIALRIALSGRWPVLIALLQAIDASDLRLLVDDLEFHAVADAGPQSPGATGHAPLEASFVVLALRLAAGRADDLHAQADPQP comes from the coding sequence ATGATCCAGAAAGGGAGCGACGGTCTGCCGGAGGGACCGCGCGGACAGATGCTGGCGGTCGCCCTGGCCTTGGTCGCAGCGGCCTTCCTGTGGCTCGCCGTGGCGTCGCCTCTCATCGGTTGGTACACAGCGCGGTCGGACGATCTTGCCGCGTCGCGCATCTTGCTTGAGCACATGGCGGCGCGCGCGCGCGATTTGCCGGCGCTCCGCCGGCTGGCCGCAGCGAGCCAGGCCGGTGCCGCACCCTCCGCCAGTTTGCTCGGCGGCGACAGCGACGCCATCGCCGCCGCGACCTTGCAGGGCGAAATTCAAGACATGGCGACGGCCGCGGGCGCGACGCTGACCAGCACCGAAGCCTTGCCGGGCGTGCAGCAAGGCGGGTTCCGGCAGATCGCGCTTCGCATCGCCCTGAGCGGCCGCTGGCCGGTGCTGATCGCCCTGCTCCAAGCGATCGACGCCAGCGATCTGCGCCTTCTGGTCGATGACCTGGAGTTTCACGCCGTGGCAGACGCTGGTCCGCAGAGTCCGGGTGCCACCGGCCATGCGCCGCTGGAAGCGAGCTTCGTCGTGCTGGCACTCCGCTTGGCCGCCGGTCGCGCAGACGACCTGCATGCGCAGGCTGATCCACAACCTTGA